DNA from Brassica napus cultivar Da-Ae chromosome C4, Da-Ae, whole genome shotgun sequence:
taaattttctaaaaatattctcaaaataagtaatattttgGGATgcattctaaaaaaaattaacttatttaataaatgaagtagataatatttgtttagcgctgaaaatatctttttatttaaaaacaagagattaaataaaaagaggtgagttactctctctctctctctctctatctctctctctatctctctctatctctctctctctctctctctctctctctctctatctctctctctctctttattcgtATATatcttttagagagagagaaagcaattttttttttgttctttcgaTCTTTGATCGAAATCAATTCCGGTGTCATCcagatatatatatcttttccGATGTATTCTGATAATATAATTCCAATTTTGTTTGGAATTATCTTTTTGGTGTGTATGTTTTCCCTTTATAGATTTGACTTCATATTATTAATTTCAATTTAATCATAATGGGTAAGATTCCAACGGTAGTAACAAAGTCTACCCACTTTTGATTCACCACGGTGAGATAACGAAGAACGAATATTCGTCCGTTTTATCAATAATTTGGGCGAGTTTTTGAATAGggatgaaaatataaattaatatagtaaAATCTGTAGAAGAAGAAATGTGTAATAAGCTGAAGGGTCATATGTAAATGTGAGTTATCTTATACATGAACTagaaaacacaataacacaagGAAAATTCATTTCAATACGACTAGATTAATCTTTTGAACATACAAGTTTCATTTAAAAGCAAttctttatcattttaatacaaacaTTTACTTGTTGAACTAGACACTCATGTTCCAAAACTTGTATTAGGTCTCTTGAACCACTCACGCTTCCAACGCCTAAGTATTTTGCTTCACCCAAAAATGACTCACAAAAATTCTCTCGACTAAAAGCTTTCTTTGTGTGTTAACCAACACATTCGATGTCCACACCCTCTTTATACCTTAGAGGAAAACTTAGACCCAACGATCTACAAAATAGATTCTTTCATTTTGTATTCTTTAGCAAATAAATCAATCTCCCTTATTACGTAATGTTGATTATTTCTTCTACAATATTTCCCTTAAGCCGCTTCCAAGGTTAATCTCCCTTGAAGAACACTCCAAACAGATTCCTTTCTTATGTCACTTCAAGAAAACAAACTAATTATTATGGAGGACTTTGTTGGAAACTCGTCGGAAAAATCTATTTTCGATGAATTTCCGATTGAAAAAACCGTCGGTTCTATCTCGTCCGAAAataatttcgtcggaattttctcgggctatctgacaaatttccgacggaTAAATTTCTAACAAAAAATTTCCTTCAGAAATTTTCGACGAATATCAGAAATAGCAATAGGTTACAGAGTATGGACACCGACGGTTCTAATATCAGAAATAATCCAAACATTCGTTACTTTTACGCCTCTGCAACCCTAGCCTTTTGagtctttttttcttgtttagtATACGATTTCCCTACcgtttttcttttgcttttggaAGCTAGCTTGTTCTCCGGCTTCCATCAGGAGTTGTGTAACTTGAAATTGTCTCAGCTCAACATTCTACCTGAGACTGAACCCTAATTTGGGGTTCATCATAGATAGTCCCTTTGACTATATTTTTCCACAAGACTTGTGCTTGATCAAAGAGTATTTCACAgacttcattaaaaaaatactaaagtGTTTTAATAGGAAGCTGTAATAGGATTTTCTCTTTGAAGTATACCGGTAGTTATAAGCTGGCAGGGATACTTCGTAGTTGGCCGGAGGTATATACAAATTGATAGTAGTAGATTTTAAGGACCATAGTATTTTTATCTGTTCTtctatagttttttttcaaataatcaTTTGTAAATGTTTATTCCTTCTTTGATTAATCAATAtaaagtttaattaaaaaatatacactAAAAGTGTTGGATAGATTCTCTGTTTGTAAGGCTTTTAGCACAACAACGTGTTATGGGGTTAAGTTTTGTTGGGTCTATAGTTATCAACAGGCCCATTATGATTATTATAGTGTCCAGTGTCCACCATATCTGTTACCTTTCTAACGGTGGAGGCTGTACCTGTCCAGCAGGAAAGAGAGATGGAACCGCCAGCCACCGCAGAAAAACGCTCCTCCAGACGCCTTCTCTTTGACCGCCGTTACGGCTGGGTGTAAAATttctacactttttttttttatcaatttccCAACTGATTCTTCTAGGTTGGCTTGTAGGGTCGACGAGTGGAAGGACCCATCTGAGGAAGCTCTTGCCGGCGGAAGAGGAATGTGAGTCTaatccttttcttcttcttcgaaatCTATGAaacccccaccccccccccccatgtATAAACTGAATTATTGGTGGACACAGGTTTTGTGTAGTTCCTTTGGGCAAAACTCTGTTTCAGACCGCTTCACAATCAGTAAGTAATCTTGTCTTGTTTGTTCCCATTTCGTTAACAATTGAGATTTTAATCAGCTTT
Protein-coding regions in this window:
- the BNAC04G33680D gene encoding uncharacterized protein BNAC04G33680D, encoding MEPPATAEKRSSRRLLFDRRYGWVVDEWKDPSEEALAGGRGMFCVVPLGKTLFQTASQSINSAVKKLQKWQNPMHNPSSSVVDSNGDSG